GCCCTGAAAGACCTTGTTTTCGGATTGTACACCGGGTTGATTTTAGCCATGTTTCTTTATAACTTTTTCCTGCTATTCTCCACAAACGACAAAAGTTACTTTTATTATATCCTTTATGTTCTTTTCGTAGGTTTAAGTCAGGCCATGCTACAGGGATACTCCTTCCGGTTTTTATGGCCCAACGCTCCGGGTATTAATGCTTATGCCAATGTATGGATCCCGTTCTTCAACGGCATTGCCGCGGCAGAGTTCATCCGGCATTTTCTGAACCTTAAGCAGCTGTCTGCAAAGCTAAACCGGCGGATGCGCATCATCGAGCTGGCATACTGTATCGCTTTTGTGCTTTCTGTTTTGAAATTCCGGCAGGAAGCACAGATCGTTGTACAATTTGTTGCAGCGGCGGGGTCTGCCTACGTATTGGTAATGTTGAGCAACCTCAGCTACCGGAAAATAAGGGTTGCAAAATTCCTGTTATTGGCATGGACGGTCTTCTTGTGCAGCGTCATTATTTTCGTATTGAGAAATGCCGGTTTACTTCCCTACAATGACCTTACCTATTACGCCCTGCAAATTGGGTCGGCAGCAGAAGCCATATTACTTTCTCTGGCCCTGGCCGATAAAATCAATACCTACCGCAGGGAGGAAGAACTGGCCCGTAAGGAGGCGCTGAGGGTTTCCAGGGAAAATGAGCAATTAATAAAAGAACAGAACATCATCCTCGAAAAGGAAGTGAGAATCCGTACAGAAGAGTTGCAACATACCAACGAAGAACTAAAAGCGGCAATGCTTCAGATACAGCATACCCAGGCCAAACTGGTGGAAAATGAGAAAATGGCATCATTGGGCCAGCTCACTGCAGGAATTGCCCATGAGATCAACAATCCGATTAATTTCGTAACTTCAAATATCCGTCCCCTTGAAGCAGATGTAACGGATCTGCAAAAGGTGATCCGCCGGTACGAAACGCTGGATCTCACAAAAGAGATACCGCCCCAATTGCTCGATATCGAAAAGTATAAAAAAGAAATCGACCTGGAGTATGTATATGAGGAAATTGCCATCCTGCTTTCGGGTATAAAGGAAGGCGCAAGCCGTACTTCTGAAATTGTAAAGGGATTAAAAAGTTTTGCAAGAGTAGATGAAGCCAACTGGAAACGCGTGGATATTAATGAAGGCATTGATTCTACCCTGTTGCTGGTAAAAAATACTTTCCCGCAGAATTTTCAGCTGATAAAAGAATTGGGAACCATCCCAAGGATCGAATGCGAGCCGGGAAAGATTAACCAGGTAATTATGAATATTGTTACCAATGCGATTCAGGCTATACAGGAACGCATTCATGAAGACGGCAAGCAGGGAGTATTAACCATAAAAACCTGGGAAGAGGATCAGATGGTAAAAATGAGTATCGGTGATAACGGAATGGGGATGACGGAGGACGTGAAAAATAAAATATTTGATCCGTTTTTTACCACAAAAGATGTGGGTGCCGGTACCGGGCTGGGCCTGGCCATTGTGCAGGGTATTATTGAACGGCACAATGGCACGATTCAGGTATTTACGGAAAGAGGAAGAGGCACTACCTTTGTAATTAGTTTACCCGTTCGTTAAAATACAGATGCCCCATGACTCCCGAAATTAACGTACTCTATGTAGATGATGAACAGCAAAACCTGAACTCCTTTAAAGCCGCATTCCGTACCCGGTACAAGGTCTTTACAGCGCTTTCTGTACCCGTTGCACTGGAAATTCTGGAACGGGAGGAAATTCATGTGCTGATATCCGACCAGCGCATGCCGGAGATTTCCGGGGTTGAATTTTTTAAGATCACAAAAGAACGTTATCCGCATATCCCAAGGGTATTGTTAACCGGGTATACCGATATTGAAGTGCTGGCCGAGGCTGTTAACCAGGGAGATATTTACCGCTACATTACCAAGCCCTGGGATGACCTGGAACTCCACAACAGTGTATTGAATGCTTATGACCACTATAAAGCCAATAAAGATCTTCAGGAAAAGATATCCGAGCTGGAAAAAGCCAATGCCGGTTTGAACCGGTTTGTATACAGTCTTTCGCACGAGCTGAGAGCACCCATTGCTTCAGCCACTGGCATCCTTGATCTGGTAAAAATGGAAGGAAGGATCGGAGATTCCGGAGGTTACTGGAAATTAATGGATGCCTGTATTCAGAAACTGGATTATTATGTATCGCAAACCGTTCAGTTCTATAAAACCGCCCGGTTTAAAGTGGTACAGGAACAAATTCATTTTGAAACATTGGTGCGCTCATTGATTGACCTGTATCGCACTTCCAACGATACCAAGGATATTACTTTTGAGATTGCCGTGGATGAAGCGCAGCATTTTTACGGAGACCTGTTCCGGGTAGAGATCGTTATTGCCAACCTGCTTTCCAATGCGATAAAATGCCAGCGGCCGGAAGAACCGCATAAAAAGATCAATATCCGTATCGACACGAGTGTCGAAGAAGCCCGCATCCTTATTGCTGATAATGGCATTGGCATGGAAGCGGAAGAAGCCACAAAGATTTTTGACCCCTTCTTTAAGGGGGCGCAACCCGGAAGTTTGGGCCTGGGACTCTTTATCCTGAGAGAGGCGCTTGAAAAGATGAACGGTATAGTAACGGTAAATTCTCAAAGAGGTGTCGGGAGCACCTTTGAAGTAGTTATTCCCAACACTCCCGAGCAAAAGGATTAGTACAGCATTTTATTGTAGGCCCGCCGTTTTTATTTAAAACAAAATTTATGAAGCAGCACTTATTTGTATTTTGCATTTTTTTAATTGTAAGTTCCTGTAATATGCCTGGTAAAGCCCCCGACAAAACTTCAAGCGCCGGAAATCCGCTATTTGAAGAAAGCACCCTGCCGTACCATACCATTCCATTTGATAAAATAAAGGAAAGTGATTTTGAACCGGCTTTCGAAAAAGGCATGCGGGAGGAAATGGAAGCGGTAGACCATATTGCCGGGAATCCGGCGGCTCCAACTTTTGAAAATACGCTGGTTGCCCTTGAAAAATCGGGATTGCTGCTGCGGCGGGTCAACAGTGCCTTCAACGCCCTTACCGGTGCCAATACCAATGACCGGCTGCAGAAAATCCAGGAGGCAATGGCGCCCCGGCTCTCGGCTCATTCAGACTCCATTTATATGAATACCCGTTTGTATGAACGGATTGATACCATTTACCAAAAGCGGAACCAGCTTCAGTTAGATCCTGAATCCAGGCGGTTGGTGGAATACTACCATCAGAAATTTGTGCTGAGCGGTGCTGCGCTTCCGGATTCCGGCAAGGTGCAGTTAAAAAAACTGAACGAAGAAGAAGCAACACTCAGCACAAAGTTCAGCAACCAATTGCTGGCTGCAGCTAAAGCCGGAGCTCTGGTGGTAAAAAGTCCTCAGGAACTGGCTGGTTTATCGGATGCCGAGATCCAGGCAGCCGGCGAAGCGGCAAAAAAGGCCAATCAGGAAGGGCAATACCTCGTTGCACTTTCCAATACCACCCAGCAGCCTGCATTACAATCGCTTCGCAACCGCGATACCCGTAAAAGTCTTTTTGAAGCTTCCTGGACCCGGGCAGAGCGGGGCGATTCGAACGATACGCGTAAAAATATTTTGCGGATCGCCGCCATCCGCCGGGAAAAGGCAAGAATCCTCGGTTTTAATGATTACGCATCCTGGAAACTGCAGGACCAGATGGCAAAAACACCCGGTGCGGTAAATGCATTTTTAGGTAAACTGGTGCCGGCGGCACTTGCCAAAGCAGCCGCAGAAGCAGCGGATATTAAAGCTATGAAGCTCCGGGAAAAGGATACCACCGGATTGGAGCCTTATGACTGGGATTTTTATGCAGAGAAGGTACGTAAGGAAAAGTACGACCTCGACGAATCGGCCATTAAACCCTATTTTGTACTGGATAGTGTATTAAAAAACGGCGTATTTTATGCAGCCACTCAATTATATGGCATTACGTTTAAAGAACGGACCGACCTGCCTGTATACCAGGAAGATGTGAAGGTCTACGAGGTGTTTGACCACGATGGCACTGCGATGGCTTTGTTTTATTGCGATTACTTTAAGCGGGATAACAAAAACGGCGGCGCCTGGATGGATAATTTTGTAACCCAGTCGAAGTTGCTTAATACAAAGCCGGTGATCGTAAACGTGTGCAATTTTGCCAAACCGGTAAAAGGGCAGCCGGCGTTGCTGAGCTTTGACGATGTTACCACGATGTTCCATGAGTTTGGGCATGCCCTTCATGGGCTGTTCGCCAATCAAACCTATCCTTCTTTATCCGGAACCAGTGTTGCCCGTGATTTTGTAGAAATGCCTTCCCAGTTCAATGAGCATTGGGCATTGGATTCAGCAGTGCTAAAAAATTATGCCCGCAATTATAAAACAGGTGAAACGATTCCGCAGGCGCTGGTAGATAAGATCCGCAATGCAGCAACTTTTAACCAGGGGTATGCCATGACCGAACTGCTGGCAGCAGCAAAACTCGATATGCAGTGGCACCTGCTTGCTCCCCGCGACAGTGCTGTTATGGACGTGGATGCATTTGAGCAGGCAGCACTTCAAAAGAACGGTCTGCTGATTTCTTACATTCCTCCACGCTATCGCTCTTCATATTTTTTACACATATGGGCCAACGGTTATTCGGCAGGGTATTATGCATACAGCTGGGCGGAAATGCTGGATCATGACGCCTATGCCTGGTTTAAGGAAAACGGGGGGCTAAAACGGGAGAACGGACAACGTTTCCGGGAAATGATCCTTTCCCGTGGTAATTCGGAAGATCTTGCAGCTTTGTACAAAGCATTCAGGGGAAAGGACCCGGATATCGCGCCGCTATTGCAAAACAGAGGGCTGATTCCTGGGATGTGAAATGTAGAATATTAAATATTAAATTTTAAATGTAAAAGGAGAATTCGTTTTGTAACCCTGGGGTTTGCATCAATGAAAAAGTATTCCGCGCTTACTTTTACATTTTAAATTGGGTATTCTACATTTTACATTTATCTGGGTAAGGTGCCGGGGACACAAAATCAATTACCTTTGAGCGTATCAAACGTTTTGTATGTCTGTAAAAGCCGATTTATTTCAAAGCCCCGATTATTTTGATGTGGATGCGCTTTTTACTGATGAGCACCGCATGATCCGTGATGCGGTACGCGCCTACGTAAAAAAAGAAATTTCACCCATCATTGAAAACTATGCGCAGGAAGCCCGGTTTCCGGAGCATATTGTAAAACAGTTAGGGGCGTTGGGATGCTTTGGTCCAACCGTACCGGTTCAATATGGAGGCGGAGGATTAGACTATATCAGTTACGGCCTGATGATGCAGGAACTGGAACGCGGCGATAGCGGTGTACGTTCCACCGCATCTGTTCAGGGATCGCTGGTTATGTTTCCCATCTTCGCCTATGGCAGCGAAGAACAGAAAATCAAATACCTGCCGCTACTGGCCAGCGGGGAATGGCTGGGCTGTTTCGGGCTCACGGAGCCGGACCACGGAAGCGATCCTTCCAGTATGGTGACCCGCTATACGGAGGATGGAGATGATATCATTCTCAACGGGGCCAAAATGTGGATCAGCAATGCGCCCTTTTCGCAGCTGGCTGTGGTTTGGGCAAAGGACCCTTCCGGTATCGTACATGGTGTGATTGTAGAACGGGGAATGGAAGGATTTTCTACGCCAACAACCCATAATAAATGGAGCCTGAGAGCCTCGGCTACAGGGGAACTTGTTTTTGACAATGTAAGGATTCCCAAAGCCAATATCCTTCCCGGAGTAACCGGTATGAAAGGGCCGCTGAGCTGCCTGAATAAAGCACGGTATGGCATTGCATGGGGCGTAATCGGCGCCGCCATGGATTGTTATGATACGGCACTGCGTTATGCAAAAGAACGCATCCAGTTCGACAAGCCCATTGCGGCATTCCAGTTGCAGCAAAAAAAGCTAGCGGAAATGATCACGGAAATCACGAAAGCACAGTTACTCAACTGGCGGTTGGGCGTATTGATGAACGAAGGGAAGGCTTCTCCCCAACAGGTAAGTATGGCCAAACGGAATTCCTGTGCTATTGCCACCCAGATCTGCAGGGACGCCCGCCAGATCCTGGGCGGAATGGGCATTACCGGCGAATACCCGGTGATGCGGCATATGATGAACCTGGAAAGCGTTATTACCTATGAAGGCACACACGATGTCCATTTACTGATTACAGGAATGGATATTACGGGATTCAATGCGTTTAAATAAAGAAGTTCAAGGTTGGCAGCTGTCCGCAATCAGCAATCAACTGTTAGTGGGCGTGAGGTCTTGATGGTTGATCTTTGGATCTTGTTTTTTAGTGTTTAGCGGACGGGGGCAACAAATAGGGCACATATTTTACACCAGGTTTTGAAATTGGTGCTTTGCCTTTTTGTGCTTGCTCTTTAAAATCAATCACCAGGTCGCGTGAGACCTGATGTTTGGCGGTCGGATCTTGTTTTTAGAATCTGGTATTTTGAATTTATTCCGGCATCACCAACCACTCACTATAAACATTTTACTATTAATCTCTTTAACATCTCCTCCCAAAATATTTCACGATCCCCCCCGAATACCGGATATTTGCAGTTTGAATATAAAATTCGGAGCTTAGAATCTAGGGCTTAGGATTTAGAACTTGGAATTTGGTATTTAGAATTTAAGACTTAGAATTTATTCCGTTATGCGTATTTATCTGATCGGTTTTATGGGTGCGGGGAAAACACATTGGGGAAAGATCCTGAGTAAAAAACTGGAATTGCCGTTTTATGATCTGGATGAACTGATTGTTGCATCCGAAGGGCGGCCCATCACCCGGATCTTTGAAGAAGAAGGAGAGGAGTACTTCAGAATGAAAGAAAAAGAAGTGCTGTATATGATCACCGACAGTCACCCCAGCCTGCTGCTTTCCTGCGGCGGTGGAGCTCCCTGTTATTTTAATAACATTGATTATATGAACCAGCACGGGACCACCGTGTGGCTCAATACCCCCTTTGAAATTCTGCTGGGCAGACTGCGTCAACAAAAAGCGCACCGTCCGCTTTTAAAGGATCTGGATGACGAACAATTGCAGGCGTATATTGTTAAGAAAAATAACGACCGGCGCATTTATTATGATCAGGCAAAACTAAAGGTAGACGATTGCCATATACGGCCGGAAGAATTTATAAAAAAGATTATCGATGCATAGAGCCTTTCTCTCGCTGGGTGCAGCACTGTCCGGACTGGGTGTAATACTCGGTGCCTTCGGGGCACATAAACTAAAACAAATTGCACCAGATTCGGTACCTACGTTTCAAACCGGCGTACAATACCAGATGTACCATGCCATTGCGTTGATCCTTGTGGCCATTCTTTTTGAAAAGTACCCGGTAAAATTAATGTCCTGGGCCGGTATCGCCTTCCTGGTGGGAATCCTTCTGTTCTCCGGCTCTCTTTATGCCTTGGCGGCCCTGAAAGCAACAGGAAAAGTGGGCCTCGGCGGATTGGGTATAGTCACACCCATTGGTGGGCTTTTCTTTATTGCCGGTTGGTTGTTTTTTACGCTTAGTGTGCTCAACAGCAAATAGTTGAAGCTTGTCGGAACAGAAACGGCATCTCACTTCTACATTTCATATTTTTTATTCGATATTTTACATTCCTGGGGAAAGTTTCATGCTGAGGCTCGTTTCTGCTTAATGAGGGATGCCCAATTCCCGGATCCTGTGATCTTTTCAGAAGTATGATTATTGAACAGGAACGGCATCTTCATTCCTACATTTTCAAATCTTCGAATTTCCAAATTTCCCGCCCGCCTAAATTTCCCGCCCGATTGCGGTTTGAGCACTTGATGCTTCATTCTTTAAACAGTAATAGTATCTTTGCTTTTATGGCGACTAAGAGTAAACCGAAGAATAAAAAACCAATAGCGCGGAATCATCATACGACTGGAACCTGGAAAGTTGAAAAAGAAGAAAAAGTTCAGCTAAGGGCGTTGGCTAAAGACGAACGTACCTGGAAAATTGCCGGAACCACCTTTCTCCTGGTCTCCGTTTTCCTCATCATTTCCTTCATCTCCTATTTTTTTACATGGCGACAGGATTTTACCCAGATCTCCCGGGGCAGCGAGATCCTTTGGGACCCGGATGTAAAGATTCTTAACCTGCTGGGAAAACTGGGAGCACTAACGGCTCATTATTTTATTTACCGGTTATTTGGAGTTGCTGCCGTTTTGATCTGCACGTTCTTTTTTGTAGTAGGCGTAAATCTTTTATGGAGGCGCCGGGTATTTTCGGTTTGGAGAAACCTGAAATATGTAACCCTGGGCATGCTGGTGGTGTCGGCGATATTGGCATTCCTGTTGCCCGATGAAGAGTTTCGTTGGGGTGGCGGTGTAGGTAATATGATTGCTGGCTGGTTGCGGAGCTCGTTGGGTACCATCGGTGCAGGGGCGGTGCTCGGATTGATCGTGATTGCTTATTTTATCTGGCAGTTTAACCCTGCGTTTAGCTTCCCTAAAAAGCTGAAACGGCCGCAACCGGAAGAAGAGGCCGCCGCTCCGGAAGAAAAGACGGCTCCTGAAGCAATGACGACTGAGGCTAAAACGACCGGTACTACAGAAACAAAAGGGGCCCGGCTGGTGATCGACGCCGAGGTCGAAAAGCCAAAATATGATATTAAACTGATCAATAAAGAACCGGTTATACAGGCCAAGGAAGAAGAGGAGGGCTACGAACGCATTACGGTATTAAAACCGGAAACCCGGAAAACAACATCTGTAGCAGCCGAAGAAAAAACCTCCGAAGTCGATCCGCCTCCCGCACAGGAGCTCGAAATACCGGCTTTGGAAAAAACGGTGAAGCCTGCAAAACCCATTTCGGATGAAGACCTGAAACTGGAAATCAACTCAGGCCCCATCGCTCCTCCGCCTGCCGCTGCGGTAACCGCGCCGGCAGAAAAAACAAAAGCATACGAACCTGCACTGGATCTAAAACATTATAAAAAACCGTCTCCCGATTTGCTGGAATCACACGGAAGCGAAAAAGTGGTACAGGATCCGCAGGAGCTGGAGAATAATAAGAACCAGATCATAAAAACCCTGGCCAATTACGATATCGAAATCCAGAAAATCAGTGCCACGGTAGGACCAACGGTTACTCTGTATGAGATCGTTCCAGCGGCGGGGGTGCGGATCTCCAAGATCAAAAATCTGGAAGACGATATCGCCTTGAGTTTATCAGCGCTGGGGATCCGGATCATTGCACCTATTCCCGGGCGTGGTACCATTGGTATCGAAGTGCCCAATGCGCGTAAAACGATCGTAAGCATGAAAACCCTGCTGGCATCTGATAAATTCCGGAACAGCAGTTTCTCATTGCCCATCGCTTTGGGAAAGCGGATCGATAACGAAAATTTTATTGTTGACCTAGCCACCATGCCGCACCTGCTGATGGCGGGGGCAACGGGGCAGGGGAAATCCGTTGGGATCAATGCCATTCTGGTATCGCTCCTGTACAGTAAACATCCTTCGCAATTAAAGTTTGTGCTGGTGGATCCAAAGAAAGTGGAGTTAAGTGTTTACAGCCAGATCGTAAATCATTTCCTGGCCCGCCTGCCCAATGAGGAGGATGCCATTATCACGGATACTAAAAAAGTAATCAATACACTAAATGCCCTGTGTATTGAAATGGATAACCGGTACGATCTGTTAAAGGATGCCGGTTGCCGGAACATTAAAGAATATAACGCCAAGTTTACCGCACGCAAGCTGAACCCTGAGAAAGGGCACCAGTTTCTTCCTTTTATTGTATTGGTGGTGGATGAGTTTGCCGACCTGATCATGACGGCCGGCAAAGAAGTGGAGATGCCCATTGCACGCCTGGCGCAGTTGGCACGGGCCATTGGCATACACCTGATCATTGCCACGCAGCGGCCTTCGGTGAACATCATCACGGGTATCATTAAGGCCAACTTCCCGGCCCGTATTGCCTTTAAGGTAAGTAGTAAGATCGATAGCCGCACCATCCTGGATGCCGGCGGAGCGGATCAGCTGATCGGGAAGGGAGATATGTTGATTAGTCTGAATGGGGAAATCTCGAGGTTGCAATGTGCTTTTGTAGATACACCGGAAGTAGATAAGGTTGTGGATTTTATTGCTTATCAGGAAGGATACCCGCAACCCTTCCTGCTGCCCGAATACATTGATGAAAAAGAACTGGAGAGCGGCGATTTTGACCTGGATGACCGGGATTCATTGTTTGAAGATGCGGCCCGGCTCATCGTGGCGAACCAGATCGGATCTACCTCTTTGCTGCAGCGCCGGATGAAGCTGGGATATAACCGTGCCGGACGCCTGATGGATCAGTTGGAGCAGGCCGGCATTGTAGGCCCCAACCAGGGAAGCAAGGCCCGGGAGGTGCTTATAAAAACGGAGGCAGAGCTGCAGCAACACCTGGATATGCTAGGTTAAAATCTGTTAAAAACTGTTAAACGCCGCAACCCGGTATAAATCTTGACGTCTAAGGAGTATAAAATTATCAAAACCAATTTAAAAAAGAATATGAAGAAAGCATATGTAAGTGCCGTTTTTTTATTAATGACTGTATGTTCGTTTGCGCAACAAAGAGATCCGAAAGCAAAAGCGATCCTGGATGAGGCCAGTGCAAAATTCAAAACCTATAAAACAGTGGTAGCTACTTTTGGATACCAGATTCAGAACGCCGTGGGGAAAGTGCTGACAAAGAAAACCGGTACTGTAAACATGAAGGGCGATAAATTTAATATCACTTTTGGAAGTAATAAAATCATTAGTGATGGCGCCACCGTGTGGAACTACGACCCTTCCACTAAAGAAGTAACCGTTAATAATGCCAATAAATCGGAAAGTACGATTACCCCGCAGAAATTATTTACCGATTTCTACAACAAGGATTTTATGTATACCATGGCGCCAGACAGTAAGGTGAATGGCAAACCGGTATCGGTAGTGCTGATGCAGCCGATCGACAGAAACAAACCGTTTAGTCGTTTATACCTGGCCATCGATAAAACCAGCAAGACCGTGGTAAGTGCTACCGTTATTGAGAAGAGCGGTAATAAATATGTATACAGCATCGGAAGTCTGAAGCCCAATATAGCGCTGGCGGATGCACAGTTTGCCTTTAATAAGGCCAGCTATCCCGGTGTGGAAATGGTGGACCTCCGGTAAACAGAATTTGGTCTCATATAATTAACTGAATGCTCCGTTGCGGGGCATTTTTTATGGATGGTGAATGATGAGTTTACAGGGAATGCGGAGAGTGGAAACCGGAAGGGAAGCTCCTTCCGTATTTTCAATATGCTTCAACAGTAATTCAGCAGCAGCAATCCCCATGTCAAAGGAATTTTCATCGATGGAGGCGCTCGGCTTATGATCCAGGTACTGGATTAGCGGAAGGTTTCCAAAACCTACAATGTCCACATACTGTAACCGCTCCGGGTATTTATGTTTTAGAAACCGTAATGCATCAAGACTTACATAACTTTTGAAGGTAAAAAATGCGGTAGGCGGATCGGGAAGTGCACACAGCGCCGCCATCATTTTGTCGGTCTGCGTGGTGGTAAAGTCGATTTCCTTTACCAGGTCAGGATCGTAAGGAATGCCCCGTTTCTCAAGGGCTTTCCGGTAGCCTTCAAGCCGGAGATGGCTGGTGCCGAGGGCTTTGGGGCCCATCAGGTGTGCAATGCGGCGGTGTTGCTTTTTGAAAAGATAATCGATGGCCAGTTCCGCAGCATGCGCATTATCGGTAACTACGGCATCAAAGCCGGGATCGTTTAATGAGCGCGACAGAAACACAACCGGAATGCCGGTCTGCTCCAGCCGTTGAAAAAGCGAAGTCTTCTCGGTGTTTTTTGAAATGGCAATAATTACGCCGTCTACCCGGTTGCTGATCAGGTTCTGAATGATCTGTTCTTCCTTTGCGGTATCTTCATGAGATTGGGCCACAATTACCTGGTATTTATTGGCGCCAGCAACGGCTTCTACACCATTAATGGCCAGCACATAAAACTGGTCCAGCAGATCGGGGATGACCAGCCCGAGGGTGAAGGATTTGCTTTGTTTAAAATGCCGGGCTGCTTCATTGGGAACATAATTCCATTCGTTGGCTAGTTTCACAACCCGCTCTTTTGTCATGGCACTGATGCTGGAATTGTCGTTTAAAGCCTTTGAAACCGTAGAAACGGACATATTCAGTTTTGCAGCAATGTCTTTTATGGTAACGCCCTTTTTCACAATAAATCTGCCCTGTTAATTTCCAAAAGTTCTGAAAAAAAATGTGATTTTCAAAAAAAACTCAAAATCTTCAAACGTTGTAATATGGCATCGCCAGGCTTTTAACATTTTGGCTATTGAAATCAGGCAGTATAAATAATATATTCGCGCCGTTGATAAAAGCTGCGCATTAGAAAAAAACGCGGTTTTGCTTGTCCTTAGATTTAAAAAAGAAATATGACTGCATTTGATCTTGCCGGTAAAGTTGTTGTAATTACAGGTGCTACAGGTGTTTTGGGGAAGGCCTTTGTTGAGGGGGTTGCTGCCGCAGGCGGAACGGTGGTGATTACCGGCCGGAACGAAAAAGTAGCGCGAGAACGGGAGATGCAGGTAACGGCGCAGGGCGGGCGTGCACTTTCAGTGATCGCCGACGTTACAAAGGAACAGGACCTGGTAGCAGCCCGTGACCGGGTTCTAAACACATTCGGACGAATCGATGGCCTGGTAAACGGCGCGGGAGGCAATATGAAGAATGCCATCATCCAAAAAAATATGGG
The sequence above is a segment of the Niabella agricola genome. Coding sequences within it:
- a CDS encoding DUF423 domain-containing protein, producing the protein MHRAFLSLGAALSGLGVILGAFGAHKLKQIAPDSVPTFQTGVQYQMYHAIALILVAILFEKYPVKLMSWAGIAFLVGILLFSGSLYALAALKATGKVGLGGLGIVTPIGGLFFIAGWLFFTLSVLNSK
- a CDS encoding hybrid sensor histidine kinase/response regulator is translated as MTPEINVLYVDDEQQNLNSFKAAFRTRYKVFTALSVPVALEILEREEIHVLISDQRMPEISGVEFFKITKERYPHIPRVLLTGYTDIEVLAEAVNQGDIYRYITKPWDDLELHNSVLNAYDHYKANKDLQEKISELEKANAGLNRFVYSLSHELRAPIASATGILDLVKMEGRIGDSGGYWKLMDACIQKLDYYVSQTVQFYKTARFKVVQEQIHFETLVRSLIDLYRTSNDTKDITFEIAVDEAQHFYGDLFRVEIVIANLLSNAIKCQRPEEPHKKINIRIDTSVEEARILIADNGIGMEAEEATKIFDPFFKGAQPGSLGLGLFILREALEKMNGIVTVNSQRGVGSTFEVVIPNTPEQKD
- a CDS encoding shikimate kinase, giving the protein MRIYLIGFMGAGKTHWGKILSKKLELPFYDLDELIVASEGRPITRIFEEEGEEYFRMKEKEVLYMITDSHPSLLLSCGGGAPCYFNNIDYMNQHGTTVWLNTPFEILLGRLRQQKAHRPLLKDLDDEQLQAYIVKKNNDRRIYYDQAKLKVDDCHIRPEEFIKKIIDA
- a CDS encoding sensor histidine kinase, coding for MYKLITIFFFSLLLIRAQGQQLTSIDDSKKTYLVTHAQIEYLEDPKGQYRFPGVTGRPFQSYKGQVPNFFVSHSVFWLRIRIRNNTELPRLMVALNHPTLDEVVFYTVKKDGTFLDSVIISEEAPFSSRVNKNQNYLFNVTMEKGDERIVYIKLYASEQILVPIEVGTIKSVQEDLALKDLVFGLYTGLILAMFLYNFFLLFSTNDKSYFYYILYVLFVGLSQAMLQGYSFRFLWPNAPGINAYANVWIPFFNGIAAAEFIRHFLNLKQLSAKLNRRMRIIELAYCIAFVLSVLKFRQEAQIVVQFVAAAGSAYVLVMLSNLSYRKIRVAKFLLLAWTVFLCSVIIFVLRNAGLLPYNDLTYYALQIGSAAEAILLSLALADKINTYRREEELARKEALRVSRENEQLIKEQNIILEKEVRIRTEELQHTNEELKAAMLQIQHTQAKLVENEKMASLGQLTAGIAHEINNPINFVTSNIRPLEADVTDLQKVIRRYETLDLTKEIPPQLLDIEKYKKEIDLEYVYEEIAILLSGIKEGASRTSEIVKGLKSFARVDEANWKRVDINEGIDSTLLLVKNTFPQNFQLIKELGTIPRIECEPGKINQVIMNIVTNAIQAIQERIHEDGKQGVLTIKTWEEDQMVKMSIGDNGMGMTEDVKNKIFDPFFTTKDVGAGTGLGLAIVQGIIERHNGTIQVFTERGRGTTFVISLPVR
- a CDS encoding acyl-CoA dehydrogenase family protein yields the protein MSVKADLFQSPDYFDVDALFTDEHRMIRDAVRAYVKKEISPIIENYAQEARFPEHIVKQLGALGCFGPTVPVQYGGGGLDYISYGLMMQELERGDSGVRSTASVQGSLVMFPIFAYGSEEQKIKYLPLLASGEWLGCFGLTEPDHGSDPSSMVTRYTEDGDDIILNGAKMWISNAPFSQLAVVWAKDPSGIVHGVIVERGMEGFSTPTTHNKWSLRASATGELVFDNVRIPKANILPGVTGMKGPLSCLNKARYGIAWGVIGAAMDCYDTALRYAKERIQFDKPIAAFQLQQKKLAEMITEITKAQLLNWRLGVLMNEGKASPQQVSMAKRNSCAIATQICRDARQILGGMGITGEYPVMRHMMNLESVITYEGTHDVHLLITGMDITGFNAFK
- the dcp gene encoding peptidyl-dipeptidase Dcp yields the protein MKQHLFVFCIFLIVSSCNMPGKAPDKTSSAGNPLFEESTLPYHTIPFDKIKESDFEPAFEKGMREEMEAVDHIAGNPAAPTFENTLVALEKSGLLLRRVNSAFNALTGANTNDRLQKIQEAMAPRLSAHSDSIYMNTRLYERIDTIYQKRNQLQLDPESRRLVEYYHQKFVLSGAALPDSGKVQLKKLNEEEATLSTKFSNQLLAAAKAGALVVKSPQELAGLSDAEIQAAGEAAKKANQEGQYLVALSNTTQQPALQSLRNRDTRKSLFEASWTRAERGDSNDTRKNILRIAAIRREKARILGFNDYASWKLQDQMAKTPGAVNAFLGKLVPAALAKAAAEAADIKAMKLREKDTTGLEPYDWDFYAEKVRKEKYDLDESAIKPYFVLDSVLKNGVFYAATQLYGITFKERTDLPVYQEDVKVYEVFDHDGTAMALFYCDYFKRDNKNGGAWMDNFVTQSKLLNTKPVIVNVCNFAKPVKGQPALLSFDDVTTMFHEFGHALHGLFANQTYPSLSGTSVARDFVEMPSQFNEHWALDSAVLKNYARNYKTGETIPQALVDKIRNAATFNQGYAMTELLAAAKLDMQWHLLAPRDSAVMDVDAFEQAALQKNGLLISYIPPRYRSSYFLHIWANGYSAGYYAYSWAEMLDHDAYAWFKENGGLKRENGQRFREMILSRGNSEDLAALYKAFRGKDPDIAPLLQNRGLIPGM